From the Halalkalicoccus sp. CGA53 genome, one window contains:
- a CDS encoding gamma carbonic anhydrase family protein: protein MERTIRGNSPIIEESAVVSDQAYLIGNVEIKDEASVWPFVCIRGDTGPVEIGRRTNVQEFSMIHGSSIGDNVTVGHNVVIDFAEVKSNSLIGITSVILDDATVESNCLVAAGSVVMSGQTIPEGHLAYGTPAQTKELTDEQRAMIERITDHYVELGQEFAAEDGI, encoded by the coding sequence GGAACGTACGATCAGAGGCAATTCTCCGATCATCGAAGAAAGTGCGGTCGTATCCGATCAGGCGTACCTCATCGGTAACGTCGAGATCAAGGACGAAGCCAGCGTCTGGCCGTTCGTCTGCATCCGCGGGGACACTGGCCCAGTCGAGATCGGCCGTCGAACCAACGTCCAAGAGTTCTCGATGATTCACGGCTCTTCGATAGGGGACAATGTGACCGTCGGCCACAACGTCGTCATCGACTTCGCGGAGGTCAAGTCGAACAGCCTCATCGGTATCACGAGCGTCATCTTAGACGACGCGACGGTCGAATCCAACTGCTTGGTTGCGGCGGGAAGCGTCGTGATGAGCGGACAGACAATCCCAGAAGGGCACCTTGCGTACGGGACGCCGGCACAGACGAAGGAACTGACCGACGAACAGAGAGCCATGATCGAGCGGATCACCGACCACTACGTCGAGCTGGGCCAGGAGTTCGCCGCCGAGGACGGGATCTAA